Proteins encoded in a region of the Zea mays cultivar B73 chromosome 2, Zm-B73-REFERENCE-NAM-5.0, whole genome shotgun sequence genome:
- the LOC103647881 gene encoding peroxidase 2-like has translation MAKVAALTITLLGLLVSVTCQGSIYSAQQQQDASSSSSSPGCILRGWIPFLHPCRDGQPPTPNPLPPPSGAGLTVGYYKNCPGAEGIVRKAVEKAMDNGNRGIGAGLIRIFFHDCFVRGCDASVLLRNTSGSSDQTEMFGLPNINSLRGFQVINDAKAELEKACPRTVSCADIVAFAARDATRNLSYGAIDFQMPAGRLDGRVSLKEEAEKNLPGPFDSLDDLQKSFAAQGLGFNDMVTLSGAHSIGVARCRFFTNRLPPNPSDMDRDLARSLKATCDQNGLDSKVVQDPVTPVALDNQYYKNVHNGKVLFTSDAALNSTDDARKVVDGFANNAVDWYRAFADAMVKMGNIRDRTINRPKPEIREKCFIYNTY, from the exons ATGGCCAAGGTTGCCGCCCTGACGATCACCTTGCTCGGGCTCCTGGTGTCCGTGACATGCCAGGGCAGCATTTACTCTGCTCAGCAGCAGCAGGatgcttcgtcgtcgtcgtctagcCCTGGCTGCATTCTTCGAGGGTGGATCCCATTCTTGCATCCTTGCCGCGACGGCCAACCCCCAacgccaaaccctctccctcctccctcaggGGCAGGGCTCACCGTGGGCTACTACAAGAACTGCCCTGGCGCTGAAGGTATCGTGAGGAAGGCCGTGGAGAAGGCCATGGACAACGGAAACCGCGGCATTGGCGCAGGACTCATTCGTATCTTCTTCCATGACTGCTTTGTTCGG GGTTGCGATGCTTCCGTTCTCCTGAGGAACACCAGCGGCTCCAGCGACCAGACGGAGATGTTCGGCCTGCCCAACATAAACAGCCTCCGCGGGTTCCAGGTCATCAACGACGCCAAGGCCGAGCTCGAGAAGGCATGCCCCCGCACGGTGTCATGCGCGGACATCGTCGCCTTCGCCGCACGCGACGCCACGCGCAACCTCAGCTACGGCGCCATCGACTTCCAGATGCCGGCGGGCCGCCTGGACGGCCGCGTGTCCCTCAAGGAGGAGGCCGAGAAGAACCTCCCGGGGCCGTTCGACAGCCTCGACGACCTCCAGAAGAGCTTCGCGGCCCAGGGCCTCGGCTTCAACGATATGGTCACGCTCTCCGGTGCGCACAGCATCGGCGTGGCCCGCTGCAGGTTCTTCACCAACCGCCTGCCGCCTAACCCCTCGGACATGGACCGCGACCTCGCCAGGAGCCTAAAGGCGACCTGCGACCAAAACGGACTCGACTCCAAGGTGGTACAGGACCCCGTGACGCCAGTTGCCCTGGACAACCAGTACTATAAGAACGTGCACAACGGCAAGGTGCTCTTCACGTCGGACGCCGCGCTCAACTCCACGGACGACGCAAGGAAGGTGGTGGACGGCTTCGCCAACAACGCGGTAGACTGGTACCGCGCGTTCGCCGATGCCATGGTGAAGATGGGCAACATCAGGGATAGGACCATCAACAGACCCAAGCCCGAGATCAGGGAGAAGTGCTTCATTTACAATACCTACTGA